A window of Cryptomeria japonica chromosome 3, Sugi_1.0, whole genome shotgun sequence contains these coding sequences:
- the LOC131052730 gene encoding uncharacterized protein LOC131052730: MDTSGPALVPEWLKGLNSRSNHKDPSQVQTLSRNRPVVRAQKSGPSLIEQETPRNPASSNGAFSSYSRTAGVSSRTNIDCSNSNKDPLIDQRTCYGINQKSSFSGYDELKPPSDLKLNDSERLKQKSVCGRIELNRNGRGKKSNKDDRDRYQRQYNISYQGPYSESTRRFKANKNLKNVSMDSGDESDSGEESGILPMPSYASSYVSIKQKADFERSFPSLGTEKKSGNSNSNQGNTGQEKTGRLQSVRPLSGFSCPGGLANGITGSGTSGFGSDGWVSVLADVSKTDLLGNGDLSTSAQIISPTSSIPSMVPFAASVGGLNMAETLLKATPQVPTAPKLISEAQKLEELALKQSKQLIPVIRSTTKLMGRCSSKMLKSKLETAPSSTKTKQQVASSNRTPSVRAPRRREYTEHREGRNVMKDKAISTSTGPKKNTENNNFVIDEKKLWLQEKNVFFETLRKRDAQNLLPVTRNEDSSLSTVNKVNQLDGESLLVLKSVTDVKTNNSTNSVLYESEKVFLGAEIDGNEINSNGSSVKTEKCNSGVEDMDEPVHPNPMKCISFMGSSEEEEIAFMQFLGWDKYAKVEPLTDKEINAFYDQNLEALNGYFQGKPRLHFPVVHSATMARMTHSHSFDADTGFNTNENSYLQY, from the exons ATGGACACAAGTGGGCCTGCACTGGTTCCAGAGTGGCTTAAAGGATTGAATTCAAGATCAAATCACAAAG ATCCCAGTCAGGTTCAAACCCTATCCAGAAATAGACCTGTAGTCCGAGCACAAAAGTCTGGACCCAGTCTTATTGAGCAAGAGACTCCTAGAAATCCAGCCTCAAGCAATGGAGCATTTTCAAGTTATTCTAGGACAGCCGGGGTTTCAAGCAGAACTAATATTGATTGCAGCAATAGTAATAAGGATCCCCTTATAGATCAAAGAACTTGCTATGGCATCAACCAAAAGTCTTCTTTTAGTGGATATGATGAACTCAAACCTCCTAGTGACCTGAAACTTAATGACTCTGAACGCCTAAAACAAAAGAGTGTATGTGGAAGAATTGAACTAAATAGAAATGGGAGGggcaaaaaatcaaataaagatgaCAGGGACAGATACCAGAGGcaatacaacatatcatatcaagGGCCATATTCAGAATCAACAAGAAGATTCAAGGCAAACAAGAATCTGAAGAATGTGTCAATGGATTCTGGAGATGAATCGGATTCTGGAGAAGAATCGGGCATTTTGCCAATGCCTTCCTATGCTAGCAGTTATGTCAGTATCAAACAAAAGGCTGATTTTGAGAGGAGCTTCCCATCTCTCGGTACAGAAAAGAAAAGTGGCAATTCTAATTCTAATCAGGGAAATACAGGGCAAGAAAAAACTGGAAGGCTGCAGTCAGTCAGACCTTTGTCGGGATTTAGTTGCCCAGGTGGGCTGGCTAATGGTATTACAGGGAGTGGGACATCTGGTTTTGGATCTGATGGATGGGTTTCTGTCCTAGCAGATGTTTCAAAAACGGATTTGTTGGGAAACGGTGATCTCTCTACCTCAGCTCAAATCATTTCCCCAACCAGTTCAATTCCATCCATGGTACCTTTTGCAGCATCTGTAGGTGGGCTTAACATGGCGGAGACATTATTGAAAGCCACCCCTCAGGTTCCTACTGCTCCCAAG CTCATCTCTGAGGCTCAAAAGTTGGAGGAACTAGCATTAAAGCAGTCAAAGCAACTAATTCCAGTCATACGCTCAACAACAAAATTAATG GGTCGTTGCTCATCTAAAATGCTGAAGTCAAAGTTGGAAACAGCACCATCTAGTACGAAAACTAAACAGCAAGTAGCATCTTCCAATCGTACACCTTCTGTTCGAGCACCTAGAAGACGTGAGTATACTGAGCATCGTGAAGGAAGGAATGTCATGAAGGATAAAGCAATATCAACATCAACAGGACCAaaaaaaaacacagaaaacaatAATTTTGTTATTGATGAAAAGAAATTGTGGCTAcaagaaaaaaatgtgttttttgagACTCTGAGGAAGAGGGATGCTCAGAATTTATTACCAGTCACCAGGAATGAAGATTCATCCTTATCAACTGTAAACAAAGTTAATCAATTGGATGGAGAGAGCCTTTTGGTGCTTAAGTCTGTAACTGATGTAAAAACAAACAATTCTACTAACAGTGTTCTTTATGAATCTGAAAAAGTTTTTTTAGGGGCGGAAATAGACGGTAATGAAATAAACAGTAACGGGAGTAGTGTAAAGACTGAAAAATGCAATTCTGgtgttgaagacatggatgaaCCTGTTCATCCAAATCCCATGAAATGCATTTCTTTCATGGGTTCCTCTGAAGAAGAGGAAATTGCCTTTATGCAGTTTCTTGGGTGGGATAAATATGCCAAAGTGGAGCCCTTGACAGACAAGGAAATCAATGCTTTCTACGATCAG AATCTGGAAGCTTTAAATGGTTATTTCCAAGGCAAACCAAGGCTGCATTTCCCTGTAGTGCATTCTGCAACTATGGCAAGAATGACACATAGTCATTCTTTTGACGCTGACACTGGCTTCAACACTAATGAGAATTCCTATCTGCAATATTAA